From the Vanessa cardui chromosome 18, ilVanCard2.1, whole genome shotgun sequence genome, one window contains:
- the LOC124537175 gene encoding uncharacterized protein LOC124537175 yields MIRNIALIWAAVVASHICLATPVPDPDPIHRTHVKIHVPYEVHTVHHHHVEKVPIIKEVPIVKEVPIFHEVPVVKTVPIYNTVHVPLIKTVAVEKPVFIPYKEHIGLYH; encoded by the exons ATGATCCGCAACATCGCT TTAATTTGGGCCGCAGTAGTCGCCAGCCATATCTGCTTGGCAACTCCCGTGCCGGACCCGGATCCTATCCACAGAACTCA TGTGAAGATTCACGTTCCATATGAAGTCCACACTGTGCATCATCACCATGTCGAAAAAGTTCCGATAATAAAAGAAGTACCTATCGTCAAAGAAGTGCCAATTTTCCACGAGGTACCGGTGGTAAAGACAGTGCCTATCTATAACACTGTGCACGTACCACTCATTAAGACTGTTGCGGTAGAAAAGCCAGTTTTCATACCTTACAAAGAACATATAGGTCTATATCACTGA